The genome window TCACACTCATTATCCAACCAATTGAACATGTTGATGATAAACTGTGTGCAATAAAGGAATGGATTTACAGGTATAGGCCTATATCCACATTTGTATCTGCTACTattgtaggggagagtggggtaagttgtgccaaaggggtaaattgagccacccttgtttctcGGAAACCATACAGAAAGTTAATAATgttaccaaatatttaggaagaagTCATCATTTTATGAAgtctgaaggaagaaaccacatggaaaaagttataagcaagttaggtccaaaaaaaattgattttcaccaagtcaaattaatTTAGTGTCAGATGTTTCATTATGCTTGTATCTGAACCAAAGAAGATACTTTTAAGATGTTTCTATATATCAGCTGGGGGTCTATATAAGcctcaatatgaggtcctaaacctagcatgaatgtgcatccttgtagcagctgtgtgggctaatcaaaatgtttgccttggggtaagttgagcaaaTGGCCATGGGATAAATTGAGCCAAcggttgagccaatggcaagttgagttttcttcccaggcgtaatgcaaggcattatcgttgggatatgaggtaacaacagagCCTATGTTAAACGTGTTTTAAAAAGTAAAATATGTTAGGTGATAAGCCTGTGTTAAGATTAAACttattaaaatataaaaaaagagattgtgattgtgttgaattgtgttttgtAAATAACGATTGACATGGTTTttaaaaggtagtggtaatatttcattctGTACAGAAATGTTAAGGCAGCTTAATTTACCCTGTCCCGCAGccggggtaagttgtgccaagagaccagttttcaaaactgtaatgtttacatgaattctgattatttccaggaatACACATAGATATCTtcgttagaaagaatactatctCTGCCTTGTCAGAGTGACGCTGAATATAAAAAATGGCTCAACTTATCCCACTCCCCACTATAATATGTATGAATGTAAAatgttgatttacattgatccAAAGTCAATATTGGAAAGACTTGAGGAAGACGTTGCTGAATTCCAAGGTGTAAAAATTAGCGGTCTAAACGATTACATTATAAAAGAAAGTCAACACAACTTTCAGAGTTCACCAGCTTGGCAGTTGTCACCATAACTTATCTGATAGAACCATTCAGAGACACATTCCATAAAACCAACTATAGACCACAGTAAATATAGCTTACCGACAAAACATTCCATTTCGAAATAAAAACTATATTGAGTAGGCTACGCTATGTTGCATGGTTTGGGAAGAAACTAAAGTTAAACTATTGATTAAAGCGGTCCAATATGCCTAGAAGCAAATCAGTAAGAAGTTCAATTCAGGACAGAGTAAATTAAACAATCTCCCTTCTCAGATAAGTATGGGAAAATGTCAGCAATAACTTGGAATGGTTAGGTATACTTTTTATAGGCCCATTATCTTTTACATTGAGATATTTAAAAGGTGCTGCGTTGTTTTCCTATGTCAAAACAACATTGTACAAGTCAGTAGGCTAATCATGGATACCCCTTATTTAGGAATAGGCCTACATATTCATGGAGTCAAAAATGTACTCTGCAACCAAAGTTTATTGAAATAGGCGTATATTTCGATAATTGGAAGAGATTAGACTAGTCATTAAACTTAACAGAATTATCCTAAATATTGGGCTACACGCTACTTTAGACCTAGATTTCACTTTTTGTTTATAGGCCTATTTGAGGAAAACTTGAGTTATAGACCGCGTTCATCCAGCATGTTTGAGTTTATTAGTCACACTTCGTTACACACATCGTCTACGATAAATCACTTGCTGTTCAAGGTTATGCTCATTTCATTCTGTGAGGCGGCATCTCCTAGGATACCTGACAGATTTCACCCATCAAACTCACGTCATATCCCCTATAGACAAGTACAACACAGGTGGCTCATACCCCACACAATCACCCCCAAAAAAACATAGGAGTCAGTAATCTTGTTTTGTACAAATTTATTCATCATTTAAGAATAGAGGATGGTCTTAAAGTAGAAACGTCAGTTTTAAATAAAACCTCTTGGCCCATGATATGGGTTAACCTGACACTGTCAAAACATCACAGAAAGGGAAATTGTCACAAAACAAAAAATGGAACATGACGGAGGCCTACAGAGGGTTCACAAGCTTAAAAAACAACTTACTATAAATAAACTTGCGCTTGCGACCCGCACAGTCTTACATTTCATTAAAACCTAGGTCATAAAGAAAAAGACTACAAAGATTGACACAGCCGACACAAACGGACATTCTACAAATTAAGTGTAAACATTTATGATCCAACTCTCCATCCAGCTTTTCTGAAATACAATGGCGTCTTCATGAGGCCACATGCCTTTTTCATAGAGAAAAAAAATTGCATTAAAATATAGAAGTCCATTTCTCCTACAGAATTTGATTGCGTATACTCATGATAAAAGACTCTTTGCAATGCAATTTACTCTGGTGGGCTCAACATTCAACTTCAGTCCAGGATATGTAGTTTTAAAAATGCTTTTAACATGGACAACTCATTGAGATGagataaaaaatacaatttcattgTTTTAAACAAAACTACTGAACGTCGACTCTTTTAGCAATCAAAATGTTCAAGTATCCGAAGTACTTAAGTTTAGTCATTTTCTCAAATGTGGGTTAGGGGTAGCGTTCCGTTCACGCCAGTCCCCGCGGTCTGATAGTGCGGGTGTACACTGTGTAACCGACTGGTCTGAAGGGAAGAGTGATCCGCGCCGTCTCCACCGGGAGGCAGGTACATGCTGATCATATCCCTCAGATCCCCCAAACACGCTCTCTGGGAGTGGGAGGTAATCGCCGGTGGAGGTGAGCTCGGCTCGGTCTTGCACACGGATGCCATGGAGCCCATGGCGTTGGAGGTCTGCTGCGTGTATGCTGGGGACATGCTGTACGTGGACGCTGCGTTCATGTAAGTCTGCGCCGAGGACATCATGGGGTACTGGAGCCCTGCCATCTCATACCGGTGCATCTGCTGGATCTGAGGGCTGTTCATGCTGTGATGCGGAGGGTAGGCCAACTGGTCCTGCATGAGGGAGTACGCACTGTTTGTCCAGCCATTCATGTGAGCATAACTGTCCATCCGCTGTCCCACCGAGACGCCGTTGTTAACAGCGTTGGCACCTGGCGCCAGAAGTCCTCCTGGCAAAGAATACTTGTCTTTCTTGAGCAGGGTTTTGGTCTTCCTGCGGGGACGGTATTTGTAATCCGGATGCTCCTTCATGTGCATGGCGCGCAGACGCTTGGCCTCGTCGATGAAGGGTCTCTTCTCTGCGTCGGTCAAAAGTTTCCAGTCTGCACCGAGCCGCTTGCTGATCTCAGAGTTGTGCATTTTTGGGTTCTCTTGTGCCATCTTTCTCCGCTGTCCACGGGACCACACCATGAAAGCGTTCATAGGCCTCTTCACCCGGTCCTGGTCGTTGGCACTGTTGTTCTTGTTGCCCGCAGCGGAGCCCGAATTGGACTGCGGGAGCGGGCTCTTGATCTCGGTTTCCATCATGTTATACATTCAAACGGCTTTAAATGTAAACTCTCAGGCGCGGAAAATGTATAACAAAATGCCCTCAGGCTAAAAGGGAGGTAGAAATAGTACTGACCACCAGTCTCatgtgagggaaaaaagttgtcaAAAGAAGCTTAGGTATTGCTAGTTTGCCAGGTGCTTCCAATGTCTCACTTCACGTCAGCAAGCTCTGTTCACCACGGCtctaaaacagaactctgcaaaCTTGTCCGCCAACCTCAGCTGTTATTAGTGCCTGGGCCATGTGATTTGGATTGACAGTGTAACAATGAGTGGCTCTCGACCAATCACAGCGCTCTGTTTTGGGctgagttggagagagagatattcaaCTTTATACATAAAGAACACGTTATAAGGCAGTTAAATTATATTTTAGTTCATCTAAGTAATTAAAGCGTACTCTAAATGTATATATGCATTTTAGAATATGTCTGAAACCGGACAGAAACAAAAGGAATCTTAGCCTGTAGCGTTTTAAATAAAacgaatacatttgattgaacgGATCACGTCGACAATTTAAATTGATCATCAAATATATTAGCCTAATAGTGCAATATATAGGTTGGAGTTTGTAAATGGTATAGACTTGTAAGTGCTATACAATTTTACACGTAACACTTGCGTATAAAACTATTATGAATTAATTCTGGCAAACCCTGTCTATATATAGAGCAAGTGCGCCAGGCGTAATTTCTTAATTTGTAAACGGTCTTGGTAAAGAAAAAGGTGGAAATCAAATAATCCCATTCAAGTGGCGACATGTAGGCGGGGTTCCAAAAGGCCTAAATGAGTGCAAGGCAAATATCGAGGCAGAAAAGTGGTATTCTCTCCCTTCATTCATGAATTCTCTCACGTCCTTTAAATATCAAGATAATACTATTGTGCTGGACTGGCATCTATAGAATTTGAGGTTATCGTGCTCCCTCATACGGAAGGGTTTGTGTCAATACCATTTCAATTGCAGCCAATTTCAGACGCCAATCTGTTTTTAAAAAAGGCCTATTGAAAATGTGTCTGATTATCATTTTCAAAATGGGGATTTGTCATGAATTGAATTAGAATTAATTTATTAAATTGTTAATATGTTGACAAATTCTGATTAATCAAAAAAGCTTGAACATTTTGGAAACATAGATGTGGGTTACTTGGAATAAACTGCGTAAATGTGCGTAATTGTCACAATAGACTGGATTAAAATGTCAGTTTACCGTGTCCGTTTATATTTGCAAGTGCGACTTCACTTGCTATTTCTCCACTAGTTTTGGTTTATCTCAGTAGCCAGTCCTAAAAACAGCCAACATTGGGACTGGCACACCGGCGAAAGACGAAACCTTGATACATCAACGACCTCTTGTGGAGAGACGACTGCCTATAGCTCGAACAAGGTACCTCCTCGAAAAGTTTATTTTGAAGGGTTGATGGTGCTCTGAGAAAATTACTATTCCTATTTAACTTGTCGAAAAATTCGACAGCTCGTGTGCGTAAAACGTTTTCGCTCTGTAGTGCTAATGGTTGTTAAAATGGTCACCGCGGAGAGTCACTGATTTACATGTGTTGCTTTACAAACGACCCGAAACACCGCTCCTGTTGAGCAGTTTAAACAGATATGACATTCTCTCGCAGCCCTCAGGCAAACTTTACACCTGCTAATGACTACAAGCCTTCGCCAGTCGAAAACGTCCTCAATTAACACCTCCGCCACTCAATATTGAGTACCACAGATCTGTGAGCAATCGAGGGTTTCAAATATTCATGAGGAAATTCTCCACACTAAATACTTCAGGATTTCACCAAAAGAAGTTCAAAATCTCAATTTACATCTAACATATTGGAGTTGTGTAAGCATATTTATGCTTATGAATTGGATTTCAATATCGAAAAGTTAGATTGTTCGATATCAAAACATTAAATATTGTAACCTTTTTTCAACATAATTATTATCTAGGCTTGAAAATACACAGGCCTGACATTAAAAAATGTATCCAGAGTCCATATAGGCCTACCACATAATAACAACCTGATGTAATACATTTGACGATGGCGAACATTGAAAATGTGTCTATAGAGAAAGAGTACATTTCATTTAGTTGAAGACAAAATAAATTAATAGCCATAGAAACGCAGTTCTACACTTGCTATCCAGCTCATAGATCAAAATATTGATTTGCCTAGACGTTAATCAATTGAGAGCAGACATCCCCCCGCGCATTTCAGTGAAAAGCTGTGTTGATTGGTCCGCCATTAACAGAGCACAGGACATGTCGCTGAACCTCTGTGCTTGAGTTAACCCATCTAATTCTCAGAAACCAGTCATTTGTTTATCTGGGAAGATTCAAAAACTGATCCGCTTGTAATCGTTTTATGGAAATCGACCAGACAGCGGGAAAATAAAAACTCGGGGCTCAGTAAGGAGGACCTACGATGTGCACCTAATTTCCTAATTATGGACAGTGGAGGGCGAGGAGGACCACCAGCAAAGCCTGCCAGTGTTCGGCCTCAGCGAGTTCCATGCCCCTCAGGCCCCAGAGCGTCACGGCTTTCAGAATCACACTGTTGAACATTCACAAATGTACTCCAAATACTTTCAAGCATGCCGAGTAATGTGCAACGAGCATGCAAACAAAAGTAGCCATATCTGATAGTTTATTTCTGAACAGGACcttcattttaatttgatcaACTTGTCATGCATCACCAATAGATGCAGCAATTGAGTGGCAAATAAAAAAGCCTATTTTATAAAAATGTCTTCAATATAGTATATCATCCAAGACACACACAGATATTTTCTGTGAAATATCCAACTAAAGCCTCGTTCGATAACCTGCCCCAGCACCAACAGAAGCCCTCTCATCAACAATTGGCCAAGAGCTCCCATTCAATGACAAGAACAGGCTTGGCCAACCAAGACGGTTTTTTTAATAGTCCAATTTAtacaaaaatatttttaaaataaaatgtattgggTAAAAGCATATTCCCCAGATGGTGAATTCAGGATAAAACACTATAGCCTACACTAATACATGTGCAACCCTTCATGTTGTATAATCTCTATTTCAGTGAttatctgaatctagttaatgagcAGTAAATAAACAATATCGAAATGGCAGAAAGCCCCGCTATCGCATATCCGCACAATATGATAAGGAGGTAGATATACTAAATAGTATATAATGAACAACGATATTTGCGCAGGGCTTTAGGCTAATTAAAATTCATTCTACTTCGGTCTAATTGACACAAAAGCTGCATTAATTCCCCCATTGAAAGGAGACGCAGTTCCCTATGCAAGCTTAGCGTAACTGACTGAATAAAGCTTTTGGTCAGAGAAATTGAATTCAGGACGGACAATGTGCTGGCGCAGAGCTGCAAGGCGCATGAAAAACATAATATCCCCACTGAAATAAATATATTAGACGTGGCCGTTTATGCGTTTATCATTTTTAAATAAAGACTTTTGACTGATTTAAACCCCCCAAATTGAATAGAGAGGTGTATCTGTGGTATTTAACTAGCCTTATCAATATGCCTGTAAATAAATCATTGTGGTGGTTTTAGTTGCTGGCTATAAGGGTTTGTTGCTTGGCATACAATGAAAGAGAAAATAAATGTGTTATAAATGTGAAACTGATCCGCCAGTTCTCTATTTAATCCATAAGGGAAAACTCTACATTTGGCCTGGGAAAATATGGATATCCCCTCAAACGGACTATAAACCATTGCATTAGATGTCCATTTAAACCCCACGGCCTCTGGAATCAATAACTTTTTTGTTTCAGCTCAGTGACTGCGGACAAGGCCTTTGAGAAACAGTAATTAATAAAGAATGGGTTTTCAATTACAACCACAATAGAGACTGTCTCATTAAGATTTGCATGATTTTTGGACCAGGAATGCAAATGAAGATGCAATTTACGTACGGTCTGCTGTTCCCATTGTGCCAGTGTGAACGGCTGCGTCCTAAAATAATATGCATGTGTCACTTCAAGGAAGGGCAGTACAGTGGGATTATTACCCTCGTTTATTGTAAAAGTAATAACAGTTGAACGAAGGCATGCTCCTGTAGATGTTTAATGTTATTAACCGCATGCGTTGCTGCATATAGGCTATATTTTCACGTGTTTAATGTCTGGATGTAATGCAGGGTCATTTTAGCTTCTAATCACATTTCACCAGAGATTACATAATGTACTAATTGCATTGACAAAATGACCACAACTTTGAATCCCCCAAATGAAAGATTTCTGCAAAGTTAAATAACCAGGATACACACTCCGTATGTCTATGAATACAACTAAAGGGCGTACATTATTGTTAATTAATTTATAACTGAATGTTAATTCAGTATTCCCATTTCCATATTTTTGTACAGTATGTTTTCAGTCTGCTGTCTATAGACCCTTTAAAAATGGCATAATGTGCCATGCATAATAGTCGATGCCAGTGTCAGACAATATTCCTCAATTGTgcgtataatattttttttttttcctaaCGAGCAACAGCATCACTGCAGCAGACAGGAATTACTGTCTGTTTATTGATCCTAATGATATCACACCAGTTTGCATCATGTGCGCGGCAACTCCTACGTCACTGTTGTAGCCAAGCATATTAAGCAGTGGCCGATCTTTGAGCAGCCATGATTAGTCTGTCACATTAGCAACATTTCGAAAAACAGTCTATGTCAAGGATTGTATGCCATCTATAAATACATATTTGGGAAATATGTGAGGGTCAATTTCCAAAAGAAAAcaaaagactgttctctctctctctctctctctctctctctctctctctctctctctctctctctctctctctctctctctctctctctctctctctctctctctctctctctctctctctctctctctctctctctctctctctctctctctctctctctctctctctctctctctctctctctctctctctctctctctctctctctctctctctctctctctctctctctctctctctctctctctctctctctctctctctctctctctttcaattcaattcaaggggctttattggcatgggaaacatgtgttaacattgccaaagcaagtgaggtagataatatacaaaagtgaaataaacaatacaaattaacagtaaacattacacatacagaagtttcaaagcaataaagacattacaaatgtcatattatatatatacagtgttgtagcaatgtacaaatggttaaagcacacaagttaaaataaataaacataaatatgggttgtatttacaatggtgtttgttcttcactggttgcccttttcttgtggcaacaggtcacaaatcttgctgctgtgatggcacactgtggaatttcacccagtagatatgggagtttatcataattggatttgttttcgaattctttgtggatctgtgtaatctgagggaaatatgtgtctctaatatggtcatacattgggcaggaggttaggaagtgcagctcagtttccacctcattttgtgggcagtgagcacatagcctgtcttctcttgagagccatgtctgcctacggcggcctttctcaatagcaaggctatgctcactgagtctgtacatagtcaaagctttccttaagtttgggtcagtcacagtggtcaggtattctgccactgtgaactctctgtttagggccaaatagcattctagtttgctctgtttttttgttaattctttccaatgtgttaagtaattatctttttgttttctcatgatttggttgggtctaattgtgctgttgtcctggggctctgtggggtgtgtttgtgtttgtgaacagagccctaggaccagcttgcttaggggactcttctccaggttcatctctctgtaggtgatggctttgttatggaaggtttgggaatcgcttccttttaggtgtttgtagaatttaacggctcttttctggattttgataattagtgggtatcggcctaattctgctctgcatgcattatttggtgttctacgttgtacacggaggatatttttgcagaattctgcatgcagagtctcaatttggtgtttgtcccattttgtgaaatcttggttggtgagcggaccccagacctcacaaccataaagggcaatgggctctatgactgattcaagtatttttagccagatcctaattggtatgttgaaatttatgttccttttgatggcatagaaggcccttcttgccttgtctctcagatcgttcacagctttgtggaagttacctgtggtgctgatgtttaggccaaggtatgtatagttttttgtgtgctctagggcaacggtgtctagatggaatttgtggtcctggcgactggaccttttttggaacaccattattttggtcttactgagatttactgtcagggcccaggtctgacagaatctgtgcagaagatctaggtgctgctgtaggccctccttggttggggacagaagcaccagatcatcagcaaacagtagacatttgacttcggattctagtagggtgagaccgggtgctgcagactgttctagtgcccgcgccaattcgttgatatatatgttgaagagggtggggcttaagctgcatccctgtctcaccccacgaccctgtgtgaagaaatgtgtgtgttttttgccaattttaaccgcacacttgttgtttgtgtacatggattttataatgtcgtatgttttacccccaacaccactttccatcaatttgtatagcagaccctcatgccaaattgagtcgaaggcttttttcaaatcaacaaagcatgagaagactttgcctttgttttggtttgtttggttgtcaattagggtgtgtagggtgaatacatggtctgttgtacggtaatttggtaaaaagccaatttgacatttgctcagtacattgttttcattgaggaaatgtacgagtctgctgttaatgataatgcagaggattttcccaaggttactgttgacgcatattccacggtagttattggggtcaaatttgtctccacttttgtggattggggtgatctctctctctctctctctctctctctctctctctcgctctcgctctcgctctcgctctcgctctctctctctctctctctctctctctctctctcaaacaataTAATGCCCAGATTTTGTTAACACAATGCAGAGAACAGACAGGTCTAACAACTCCTCAACATTTGTTCATTCCATAGGCTAAAGATGCAAGAGATGCCTGTATGTATAGCATCACTGCTCCCAATGCATCACATAGTGGGTGTAAAGGAGGGCTGGGGGAAGTGGGTTTCATGACTAAACAAGCTGTGTGATTGTGAACCAGAGGATGAGAGGCAGTGTGTGACTGTTAGAGCATCATGTCATTGAAAGCCATGTCCATGACCCAGTCAGTCATTAGATGGAGGGACTGTCCGTCACAccttcaaaaataaacaaaaccaACACTCAGAACATTACTAACTTCCCCTTTTCACAGGGGGCCAATGACCTTTAGTGGTGTTTCATATGTCTGTTGGAGCTAATGGAGAGAGGTGCATTCTTTTCACTGCTGCAGAAGAGTCACTTGTTGTGTTTTCATTGCACCGGTGAGGCTCAGTTCTGAGTCATTATATTATGTCCAcgctcaccaccaccacccaaaTTGCATcttgggtagtgcgtacggcccagtacatcactgggtccaagcttcctgccatccaggacctctagaggaaaggaagactccagccaccctagactGTTCTCtgataccgcacggcaagtggtaccggagcgtcaaatctaggtccaagaggcttcttaacagcttctacccccgagccataagcctgctgaacagctaatcaaatgtctacctGGACAATTTGCAAtgaccctctcccccccccccccttttttttacactgctgctactcactgttaattatctatgcatagtcactttacccctacctacatgaacATATTAcccaaattacctcgactaacctgtaccccctgtatatagcctcgttattgttattttattgttgcccttttatttttttactttagtttatttagtaaatatttttcttaacacctatttttcttaactgcattgttggttaaggacttggaagtaagcatttcacggtaagctctacacctgttgtattcggcgcatgtgacaaataaaatgcgaTTTGATTTTGTTGGGTCCTCTGGAATGTAACCATCTCAACTGAGCTGGGACGCAAAGACAACATGCAACATGTTATGACCCTCCTGTAGCTGTCTGTGAGGAATGCCTGAAATGGAGGCTTATTTTTTTCCCAGCAGCCCAAGCATGTCGTTGCTCATTGTGTTCCAGTGTGAGCAGGGCCGGGCCATGGCTGCTGATACACACAGTCCCCGGTGTAATCTCTTTAACCCACCACTGTCATCAGCAGACAAGGCGTGACCACCCAGCACTCTCTCTGCTCCATCTCAATTAGCCAATAGAGTGTCCTGAGGCTAGCCACTTCTGGGTTTATGTGTCTTACTTGGT of Salvelinus alpinus chromosome 4, SLU_Salpinus.1, whole genome shotgun sequence contains these proteins:
- the LOC139574246 gene encoding transcription factor Sox-3-like — its product is MYNMMETEIKSPLPQSNSGSAAGNKNNSANDQDRVKRPMNAFMVWSRGQRRKMAQENPKMHNSEISKRLGADWKLLTDAEKRPFIDEAKRLRAMHMKEHPDYKYRPRRKTKTLLKKDKYSLPGGLLAPGANAVNNGVSVGQRMDSYAHMNGWTNSAYSLMQDQLAYPPHHSMNSPQIQQMHRYEMAGLQYPMMSSAQTYMNAASTYSMSPAYTQQTSNAMGSMASVCKTEPSSPPPAITSHSQRACLGDLRDMISMYLPPGGDGADHSSLQTSRLHSVHPHYQTAGTGVNGTLPLTHI